A window of the Brachyhypopomus gauderio isolate BG-103 chromosome 14, BGAUD_0.2, whole genome shotgun sequence genome harbors these coding sequences:
- the cyp7a1b gene encoding cytochrome P450 7A1 isoform X1, producing MASWIVILLLFGLSFLLLRIFGESRKRRQDEPPLVTGWLPFFGVILDYVKDPLGFLRATQQQHGDIFTCKIAGKYLTFVADPFSFSVVMRQGKNLDFYKVAMNFSQRVFGHADFTSPLFSESYREVHALFQQTLQGPSLQALTQAMLSNLQAVLEQSLPTGGGWKEEGLQNFTNRVMFEAGYLTLFGKEAGLPEAERVGRAAATCLLKAERDFLAFDRSFPVLAVGVPITLCVRAWRAREALAEELVHSELHRRLCISDLIQRRMDAFDRMHLDEAGKARTHVCMLWASQANTLPAAFWSLYYTLRCPQALDAARAEVDRVLKESNQSSNGHDQPISFSKEQLESMTVLDSIIKEALRLSSASTMIRVASDDFVLTLDSGQTAFIRKGDYIALYPQLIHLDPEIYPNPMEFKYDRFLDEAGQSRTQFFKGGRPLKHYFMPFGSGSSRCPGRYFAVNEIKQFLLLVLWRCELRLANPSAAALPDHARAGLGVLPPSRDVPLRYRARGDGRARGEPVITETL from the exons ATGGCGTCATGGATTGTTATTCTTCTCTTATTCGGACTATCGTTCTTGTTGTTGAGGATATTTGGGGAATCGAGGAAAAG ACGCCAGGATGAGCCTCCATTGGTGACTGGATGGTTGCCGTTTTTTGGAGTGATACTGGACTATGTTAAAGACCCACTGGGATTTCTGCGGGCAACTCAGCAGCAGCATGGAGATATATTCACGTGTAAGATTGCGGGGAAGTACTTAACCTTTGTTGCCGACCCCTTCTCTTTCTCGGTGGTCATGCGTCAGGGCAAGAACCTCGACTTTTACAAAGTTGCCATGAATTTCTCTCAGCGG GTATTTGGCCACGCCGACTTTACGAGTCCCCTGTTCAGTGAGAGCTACAGAGAGGTGCATGCGCTCTTCCAGCAAACATTACAGGGCCCGTCGCTCCAGGCGCTCACCCAGGCCATGCTCAGCAACCTCCAGGCCGTTTTAGAGCAGAGCCTCCCCACCGGGGGCGGCTGGAAGGAGGAGGGGCTACAGAACTTCACCAACCGCGTCATGTTCGAGGCCGGCTACCTCACGCTGTTCGGCAAGGAGGCGGGGCTCCCGGAGGCCGAGCGGGTGGGGCGCGCCGCGGCCACGTGCCTGCTGAAGGCGGAGCGGGACTTCCTGGCGTTCGACCGGTCGTTCCCCGTGCTGGCGGTGGGCGTGCCCATCACGCTGTGCGTGCGCGCATGGCGGGCCAGGGAGGCGTTGGCCGAGGAGCTGGTGCACAGCGAGCTCCACCGCAGGCTGTGCATCTCAGATCTAATCCAGCGGCGCATGGACGCCTTCGATCGCATGCATCTGGACGAGGCGGGGAAGGCACGCACGCACGTGTGCATGCTTTGGGCGTCCCAGGCCAATACATTACCAGCTGCCTTTTGGAGCCTCTACTATACACTGAG ATGTCCGCAAGCTCTCGATGCAGCTCGTGCTGAGGTTGACAGGGTCTTGAAGGAGTCAAACCAGTCATCAAATGGTCATGACCAGCCAATCAGCTTTTCCAAGGAGCAGCTGGAGTCCATGACTGTGCTAG ACAGTATTATCAAGGAAGCTCTGCGTCTGTCGAGCGCTTCCACAATGATTCGAGTTGCAAGCGATGACTTTGTCCTCACCCTGGACTCAGGACAGACAGCTTTTATTAGGAAGGGCGATTACATTGCCCTCTacccccagctcatacaccTGGACCCTGAGATCTACCCCAACCCCATG GAGTTCAAGTACGACCGCTTCCTGGACGAGGCGGGCCAGTCGCGCACGCAGTTCTTCAAGGGCGGCCGGCCGCTGAAGCACTACTTCATGCCGTTCGGCTCTGGTTCCAGCAGGTGCCCCGGCCGGTACTTTGCTGTGAACGAGATCAAGCAGTTTCTGCTGCTGGTACTGTGGCGCTGTGAGCTCCGCCTAGCCAACCCGTCCGCCGCAGCGCTGCCGGACCACGCCCGCGCTGGCCTGGGCGTCCTCCCGCCCTCGCGGGACGTGCCGCTCCGATACCGGGCCAGAGGGGACGGACGGGCGAGGGGAGAACCGGTGATCACAGAGACATTGTAA
- the cyp7a1b gene encoding cytochrome P450 7A1 isoform X2, which translates to MLKTHWDFCGQLSSSMEIYSRVFGHADFTSPLFSESYREVHALFQQTLQGPSLQALTQAMLSNLQAVLEQSLPTGGGWKEEGLQNFTNRVMFEAGYLTLFGKEAGLPEAERVGRAAATCLLKAERDFLAFDRSFPVLAVGVPITLCVRAWRAREALAEELVHSELHRRLCISDLIQRRMDAFDRMHLDEAGKARTHVCMLWASQANTLPAAFWSLYYTLRCPQALDAARAEVDRVLKESNQSSNGHDQPISFSKEQLESMTVLDSIIKEALRLSSASTMIRVASDDFVLTLDSGQTAFIRKGDYIALYPQLIHLDPEIYPNPMEFKYDRFLDEAGQSRTQFFKGGRPLKHYFMPFGSGSSRCPGRYFAVNEIKQFLLLVLWRCELRLANPSAAALPDHARAGLGVLPPSRDVPLRYRARGDGRARGEPVITETL; encoded by the exons ATGTTAAAGACCCACTGGGATTTCTGCGGGCAACTCAGCAGCAGCATGGAGATATATTCACGT GTATTTGGCCACGCCGACTTTACGAGTCCCCTGTTCAGTGAGAGCTACAGAGAGGTGCATGCGCTCTTCCAGCAAACATTACAGGGCCCGTCGCTCCAGGCGCTCACCCAGGCCATGCTCAGCAACCTCCAGGCCGTTTTAGAGCAGAGCCTCCCCACCGGGGGCGGCTGGAAGGAGGAGGGGCTACAGAACTTCACCAACCGCGTCATGTTCGAGGCCGGCTACCTCACGCTGTTCGGCAAGGAGGCGGGGCTCCCGGAGGCCGAGCGGGTGGGGCGCGCCGCGGCCACGTGCCTGCTGAAGGCGGAGCGGGACTTCCTGGCGTTCGACCGGTCGTTCCCCGTGCTGGCGGTGGGCGTGCCCATCACGCTGTGCGTGCGCGCATGGCGGGCCAGGGAGGCGTTGGCCGAGGAGCTGGTGCACAGCGAGCTCCACCGCAGGCTGTGCATCTCAGATCTAATCCAGCGGCGCATGGACGCCTTCGATCGCATGCATCTGGACGAGGCGGGGAAGGCACGCACGCACGTGTGCATGCTTTGGGCGTCCCAGGCCAATACATTACCAGCTGCCTTTTGGAGCCTCTACTATACACTGAG ATGTCCGCAAGCTCTCGATGCAGCTCGTGCTGAGGTTGACAGGGTCTTGAAGGAGTCAAACCAGTCATCAAATGGTCATGACCAGCCAATCAGCTTTTCCAAGGAGCAGCTGGAGTCCATGACTGTGCTAG ACAGTATTATCAAGGAAGCTCTGCGTCTGTCGAGCGCTTCCACAATGATTCGAGTTGCAAGCGATGACTTTGTCCTCACCCTGGACTCAGGACAGACAGCTTTTATTAGGAAGGGCGATTACATTGCCCTCTacccccagctcatacaccTGGACCCTGAGATCTACCCCAACCCCATG GAGTTCAAGTACGACCGCTTCCTGGACGAGGCGGGCCAGTCGCGCACGCAGTTCTTCAAGGGCGGCCGGCCGCTGAAGCACTACTTCATGCCGTTCGGCTCTGGTTCCAGCAGGTGCCCCGGCCGGTACTTTGCTGTGAACGAGATCAAGCAGTTTCTGCTGCTGGTACTGTGGCGCTGTGAGCTCCGCCTAGCCAACCCGTCCGCCGCAGCGCTGCCGGACCACGCCCGCGCTGGCCTGGGCGTCCTCCCGCCCTCGCGGGACGTGCCGCTCCGATACCGGGCCAGAGGGGACGGACGGGCGAGGGGAGAACCGGTGATCACAGAGACATTGTAA